The sequence CAACTTGCAAATGTTGAAATGGTTTGTCATGATTATTTTTCACAATCTCAGGGGGTTACTGATAAATTACACAAGAAACTTCCATTCGGCACTCATGTAATGCAACGGtgccataaaaacaacaactggtcccttattcttcttttattttacattttattcacttaaaaaaacaacattgtctGGAAGTCCTCTGTTACGTCATCATAAGAACAAGTTTTACAAACGTGTTGattttatgaaaaaaattatTCTCCATTGCTGCCAAATGCCTCTTCCTGCTAAAATGACGTTCTTCCTCACAACAGTCCTCCGGTCACTCTGGTTTTATCGCTGATATTGCaggcttacaatataaagtgtcaTCTAAAGATAACCCTGGATTTTGAAATTGTATCTTGCAGTATCTCGttgaaaactgagaaaaagttTTTACAGTGACGTTATCTGAAAATGGGGACCATAAACGTTTTGTGGCTTCTCTTCCTCAGGCCGCCCTGTGTCGTGgcataatgatgatgatgatgatcacaGAGGCAGCGGCCCATGCCGAAGACAGGAGGACACACAAGCATGGTGCAACGCTTGAAACAGTCTCCCTGCAGCTGGACGCCAAAACTCTGGAAACCCACAGACACACCAGGCTGCTGAACAACGCCTCCATCTCGCCATGGACGTACAAGTGAGTGACAAACTGTGGCATGGCCCTTTAATCACGGGGCTTACAGAGCTCTTTTAATCATCTTTTGTCCCCTCGCTTTCTCCATCCTCAGCGTCACCACCGACGACACTCTGTTCCCTCCCTTCCTGTCGGAGGCTCACTGCCTGCTGCAGGGCTGCCTGAACTTACAGGCCAGGAAGACCGGAACCTGGAGTCCAGACCCATCATGCAccaggtgctgctgctgcggcgCATCAGGCCAGAAGGGTCGGCAGACTACCACTACCGCCTGGAGTCCCGCCTCATCTCGGTGGGCTGCACCTGTGTCAAGCCTGTGGTCCGAATCCAGCAATGAGGACCAGCAAAACGGGCTCATGTACGGAAGACCGGGAATGTCGAGAGAAAACTAAATTAGGGGTCCATACATGTAAAATACAGAATTACCTGCATGTAAATACGAAAATCCGACAAAAATCTGATAATAtctaatttaaataattatatCTGTCAGAGTACGTTTATTTAATTGAATGACGAGCTGATGACCAACAGACTGACTTCAGTCTGCTGTTTCATCTCAGTGACTTAGTGAAATGCTGCTTAGCATTAAACCTgccatctttttgttttatgtatatttccagcgaatattattattattattattaatattaaacagCTCACATTTACTCCAGAAATAGAAAatgggagaaactacacaacCAAACGCACACTGTAGCTGAGATTTAAAAGCAgagatttatttcatattctttctgttatttatggtttaaagtaatttaattttgttttatttaagtattttgtgCTCTTCAGTAGATATTTATTGACTCTTAATGTATTTATAATCCAGAATCTGACTCAATAAAAAACCTGAACCAAGTAGTAAAGTGTGACTGTTTTAttgttgaatttaaaatataatgtgaTTTCTgtacattatcatcatcatatcATAATCCTTTACAATGATGTTGCAGTGATAAGCAGCTGTAAACACTGTACACACATCGGTCCGGTCAATCATTCGATGCAGCAGGGTGCAGCAAACACCACCGATGTCTCAGAAGCGTTGTGTCGCGTCCATTTCACACAGGAAAGACAAAGAGATGCGTAACTGGTGGGAAACAAACCTAAAGGCAGAGTTTGAAACAGAAAAACCTGCACTTCGGTTGGATTTGTCTTAATCTTTTGGTTGCGCTCACTCTTCCCGGCTAGCTCCGGCTCTTCTGGGGGGACACTGAGGTGTTTCCAAACACGCAGACGGTCTCCTCCCTGTAGGACACGCCCAGGAGGAAACAGGTCATCTAGGAAACGCCCATTAGGCATCCTGGTCAGATGCTCAACCACCTCAACTGACTCTTTTTGGGGTGAGTCTACTCTGAGGTCCTCACCCCCTCATCTCTTTCGGTCACCACACTCCGCTCGGGGCCATCGGTGAGTGCAGGAGCGTAGACTGACTGACGGCTTCGCCTCGACGCTCAGCTCTCTCTCATCACAACAGAACCTGGGAGTCAATCTCTCCTGCGCCACGCTTCCCTCACTAATGACAAATATCCAGAGACACCGAGTCTGAGCGATccaaaccacatcatctgtgaaacaGCAAAGATGTGATGTCTCCACCCCTGCACAGCGCCTAGAACTTCTGCCTTTAAAAGTAGGAAAAGAGCGGGTGAAACGAGCTGCCCTGGAGGGCAGCGCTGTTTTGGTTTGGGGATTTTAGGGTGTGGTTTGACTTCCTGTGTAGCGGTGATTTCATTGTTGGTAATCTCACCTCTACGATTAAGTTCAGCTCTatttttgctgatgtttgtcttAAATTGACCTCAGAAACACTAACTCGTCTTGGACTCACTTTCAGTGATCTTGACTCTGATCCTAAAGGTCAAAATGGATCTGCTTGCTGCTTATTTTATACCTACAGATGCCACTAGATGTCGCTAAAGAGCCACATGCAATGATTTAAACAATCCTGCAGATGGCGCTGTTTGATTGAGATCAGCTGTAATTCCACGCATCCTTCATTTCGGTTAATTTTAACGTTCAAAGTCCGAGAGGAAGGTTTCCTTTTAGTCGTAGGGGATGGATCTGGTTGATGTTAGGTTGATAggcccacacattcacacacacgagCACATTGGCACCGTTGGCATGGAAACAAAGCACAGTAAAACCCCTTCAAACCATCTAATGACGACTGAATCTGCAGCGTCCATCTCGTTATAAAGAGTTCGTCTTGTTAAAGAGAGTCCTGGTTGTACAGAGGAGTTGTTGTGCAGTCGGTCTTGCCCTCTGCCCTCCTCATCGTCTTCTTCTCTTACTCTTTTCAGAGCTACTTCCTGTCAGTCTCTGCGCCGGAGTAGCACCAGCATCCCGGCACATCAAATATCAGCTCATCAGCCCTCCAAAATGGCTTCCAAATAAGGTTCAGCTTGTGTTGTGATCAGGCCATCAAGACACCTGGGAGCGGAGAACAGGAGGTTGTTGTTACCACAAACACTCACATTTAAAAGAGGAGGTGGTGAAGATATTAAAAAgcttaaaacctgcagggataTGAGCTACAGGCTCTCACTAAACACATTTCTGTACCTCTGGCACCTTTTTCTGGTTTGGTCTAGACCAGGggtctcgaactccaggcctcgagggccggtgtcctgcaggttttagatgtgtccttgatctaacacagctgattcaaatggctaaatgacctcctcaacatgtctcgaagttctccagaggcctggtaacgaactaatcatttgattcaggtgtgttgacccagggtgatgtctaaaacctgcaggacaccggccctcgaggcctggagttcgagaccCCTGGTCTAGAACCTTTTGATCCAGTAAAAGTAAAACTGCTTTATATCTGCAAATTGCAATTATTTTGTTAGTTTTGCTCTCTCCTCTTCACATCCTCCAGGTAACCTGTTACATGTGAATCTAAGGCTTTGACTTTGGTTACTGTCCAAACACTCATTCAGTGTTTAGAAAGTCTGGAAATGCCACATTGAAAACCTTTCATGCCAAAATAACTGAACAAGGCTTTTTGGAAAGGTTACATCATTGCTTTTTAGCACGTGACTCAAACAGAACCCAAATCAAACGCTGAACGAGTGATCGGTGACCCGGTGGATGTTAAGAGACAAAATGTCACAGTCTCACCGTGGTTGGTCAAAAATGCAGCTCTGACATCACCAATGAGAAACCTGTCTGAAAGTTGTTCTGGCGTTCTTCAGAGATCCAACAACTATTCAATTTCTATTCAATTTTATTGttatagcatcaaatcacaacagcagtcgcctcaaggccaggtaaagactctacaatagtAGCTATTAAATGGACTGCTATAACAGGGACCCACTCATCGCTAACTCTATGCTATCAGAACCCCCCAAAAGTTCCTTTAAGCTTGTCTCTCTTACTCAGGCGGCTGTTATGTTAAAATTGGATCACAGCATCACACTGCAATCAGAAATAAGGCTAAGAGATCATTGTTTCAGTCTTTAAAAAGTTATTGTTGTAAAATAATTCATGGTTTTAGGGCCACCGCTTGTGTTTTGAAAGGTTTCACCTCAACCACAATATCCCAACAATGACCATCAGATATTCATGTTGCCTCAGTTTCTCTCTGAGTATCCCAAACCCAGCTCCTTCCCAACCCTGTGCTATTAGAAGAATTTTGACATTTCTAACTAAATAACCTCTACCTGTTAACTCATTTCAGTAACTAATAGGTTACTCCTCCTTGTTACAGAACGTTCCTTCCTCGTGAACTGCGTCTGTCTGTATCACAGTGCCGGGTGTTTTGACGAGTCTCAAGTTTGACGAGTTGTTTACTTCTATCTTTGAGTCTTGACTTTGATGTTTTGACTTCACCTTTGCCTTGTTAGAGTTTTTACTCAGACCAATCTTGGTcatgtttttccatcttttacGAGAATTTTTATCACCATGCTGCAGTTTTGGTAGCTTATAAACGTGAACTGTCAGTGATttgggctacgtccacacgtacccgggtatttttggaaaactgagatttttctatgcgtttgcacctttcgtccacacgtaaacggcgtttttggtcactgaaaactgagatgtttaaaaacgcctgccagggtggagattttcgaaaactccgtttttgcgtttacatgtggacgagaaaaacggagaaaacgtcaaaggtgtgcgccttttttgacgtcacagtgtgcaccacgttattgtttcggtgaaatgaatttctacaatactgttactgttaattctactctctgcagtgtttaaatgcttacatatacacacagttactgtccctccacacatacgactcggttctgcttctatgccccagctttgtttactctttcccacgaggcttctagacttgtgattggccaacatttctacacgggtaggaatatatcgccacctgttgctttggcatgttcatagcagtgttttccttcatttttgcgtttacgtgtggacgggattattttttaaaacgaaaaatctccgttttcaaaaatacccgtgtacgtgtggacggaGCCTTGGTTTGACTGCATGTTTGCTACTGCAAACTGTGTTATTTGAGTCTATAGTGTTTCTGTAGTTGGTTTTTCTCCCAGAAGAAGCAAcagagattaaaataaaaacttttgtcTCACAGTTTCTACCCAGATTCGCTCTTTTTTCAGCCGTGCTCACCTCCACGCTGTGCTTGTCCTgaaagacacaaacagaaacCACACAGGCTCCTTTTAGTGATTTATTTCCAGAGTTCCgattttattttcagtaaatgaaggtAACATCTCGCAGTGTAAAACCGTGGTCCTCACCTCCTCGTGGAGCCTCTCCTGTGAGGCGTTCAGGTGCATCTGCCGCTGCTCCATGTTGGCGGTGGCGCGATGCTCCTGACACTCTTTGGCCAAAGCTTTCTGAGCGACTTCCCGCTCGTGCTCCCTCCTCTCGGCCAGGTGCTTCAGCAGCTCCGCCTCCTGACACTAGAGCGAGTCAGAGGGAAGATTGTTACTGAGTTTCATCCCTTTACACTGATGCCGGGTTCTCAAAAATCTTGAAATGCATTTGTCTGAACAGACACGTAGAACAATTGGAAAGAACTTGTGGCGTTCCTCAGAGTTCGATTTTAGGGCCCCTAATTTTTGTAGTAACATCTGGATGGACTGCAATTTAAAACTGCACAGACATTCATGGTGACTTGAGGATGAAGCTGTCTGACTACTGACTCTATGAGCCTCAcatctctgtttttattgaCATTTCTCTTAAACTCTTTGAAGAATTTCCATAAATTGTGCATTTCATATATGTTTGTTCTCCTTAGCGTGAACTGTACTAACTTGTTTATCGCAGTGAGACCAAATCAGgtcaacattttaatttgtccAAGAGGCAATACGAGCAAAACTGTTAAACATCAATAAATTAATGttacacacattaaaaatatttaaatgtttttaaataaaacgtCAAATTTATGACCTTAAACACTTTTAGGTCACCTACTACtttgacacacatacacaccttcctCCTTTCCTGAGCAGCATCCAGTTTCTTCTGGATCTCCGCCAGCGATGGTTTCTGGCGAGGCGGTGTCGTGGCCCTGAGCTCGGGGGCGCCGTCGAAGGTGGGTGGCTTCAGAATGACCTCGAAGGCCNNNNNNNNNNNNNNNNNNNNNNNNNAAGAGAGATAGTCCTTGGCTGCTGCATATGATGTTGTTGCAGCAACGGTTAGAAAGGAGAAGGGTTCAGAGAGATTTGAATTCCTCTAAATGTGCTAGTCCTGATTTGGAGCAGGGCGATTTGGTGTATATGAGAAACCACTCTGTAAGAGGTCGCAATAAGATTCAAGATTTTTGGGATCCCACGCCCTTTCAAGTAGTGCGACCTCCTCCTGGTCATGGCGTAGTATATTCAGTCGCTCCTGCTGGGCACACTGGTCCACTTCGACAAGTACATCGAACTGAGTTGAGAAACATTCCAATCAGGGAATTGGATGGAGACCAAGATAGTGGCCTACAAATGTCAAAACAGGATGATCTAACCGGAATGTTGGCCACAAATAACAGTATGGTTGATGAAGTGGAACAGATGTTTACAGAACAGGGAGATGGAGGCGATTCTGCAGTGTTGGAGGAAGGGACGTTGAGTCCCACACATGTGGGGGTGCCCCATTTGGATTGTTCTGGGGACCTAGAACCTGGGGAGGAAGATGTTGCCAGCTTGACGCAAGGGTCTCGTAGGTCAATGAGGAAGACTGCTGGACAGCACTCAAACCCATTTAAATTGCCACAATCCATTATAAAATGAGCAAAATTTTAAGTGTGCTCTCTTTTCAGCTCATCGTCGGGTCGCCGATGCCCTTTGAAGGGAGGGTTGTAACAAGTGTCACCTGGCAGTTTGTTGCTCGCTGCCAGGTGATTGGCTGAAGAGCTGTGAAAAGGTAGTGGGGTGTGTGGGGTGAAGTCAGCGCTCTTCTGTGGAAAAAACCAGAGGCAATTAATTCACTCAGGTGCGAGTGGGTATACTGTCGGTAAGagacttttgccattttttgtttggATCTTTTGCTATTGCATGTGCctattttttaatgtgtcattGGACTTTTTTAGTGTGACCACGAATTTTAATAGAAGAATTGATCAAGCCCTAGATCGACTGCGCGCAGGGAAACTGATCAATATTGTAGGTATattgagtgtttgttttagtttcatgATTTTGAATGGTTTTATAAAATTGCTATTTTATTGGGTAATATTTTAATTgataatgttgtttgtttttcagctgtgctgtctctgctgtccttttttttgttcttttgattgatttgtaattttgttttggttagtcCGTCCAGCCGTAGAGGCGGTTATTGATTGAGAGTAAGTTTTGTAAGGGCGGACTaacctctcttttgtttttttattttaattgtttgtgccaCTTCCCTTTATCTCTCAGATCACAGGCCATACATAGCACTGATTCCCAGCTGCGCTGAGACCCGaattgtttgcagtgtgtgccACGATTGCAGTGTCACTAAGCGGGGTGTGACGGGTTGTAGTGTTATTTCGCACAGTTTGTGTGGTAAGTCTCATGCGCAGCTGGGATATCGGCAGGATGTGTTGTAAGTCCTGTCTGGAAACGACTGGGAATTTGTATGTTTAActtatgtaataaataaatgatcaattatTTCTTTGCCCCGTTTACTCATCCCTTGTCCTCGGTTACAATAAGGtgcactgttgatttttgagaaaattgaaggattttaagtgcgccttatagtgcagTAAATACGGTACTTCATATAAATGAAGGAAGGATGAATGGAAAGATGTACAGAGACATTCAGgataaaaatctgctgccatctgccaggatgatgaagatgaaacgagggtGGACGTTTCAGCAGGACGATGATCCCACAGCCAAGGATTCTCTCAGCTGctttcagagaaagaaaataaacctgTTAGAATGAACCAGCCAATCAGCTGACCTGAATCCAAATGAAAACCTATGGAGAGATCTAAAGTTCATAACGGGGTCGACAGAACCTTCAGGATTGAAGACTGTTTGTGTGGAACAATGGACCAAAATCACACCTGAGCAATGCGTGAGACTAGTTTCTCTGTGCAGGAGTTGTTTTGAAGCTGTCATCACCAATACAGGCTTTTGCACGaagtattaaatacatttcagtaAACGTGTTCAATACTTTTTCCCTATGTTTTTCTAATTAATACACCATTAGAAAGTTTGAATTCTTTGCATCTGTGTACTGCATTGTTTCACATCAATAGcagcttaaaaatgtatttactttGAGAATTGGTATTGGTATTGGTATTCAGTACTTATTTTACCCCGCTGTGCATGAGAGGGAAATAAATGTACAGATAGCTGGCAAATAGATTGAGTTAAAAGCAGTCCAACAGCTTTGATTGGAGCTTGTTCAGCTTCAACAAACTTTGGCTTAAAGATGCTTCAAATGCCTTTTTTCTTTGGAAACACTTAAGCTTCAATCATCTCTGtacaaaggtcagaggtcacagaatCTGAAGGACAAGAAGGAAATCAAACCTACCTGAGCGTCTCCTGGATGTGAGCTGCTCGCTGCTACGCTCCACAACTTATTTTCTACTCACCTCTATTGTTTTCTGTTCGGGTCTTTGGGCCTGCTGTCAGTGttcaaatcacacacacacacacacacacacacacacacacacacacacacacacacacacacacacacacacacactccacaatGTGTTCTTGTTTTCAGCTAATTAGAGCTGATTTCAGTCTGAACAAGTTTTTCTCTGCAGAGGATTTCAGACATCATGAGACTCAGCAGTAATGCACACTTCGCTGCAGCGTGCATGCCAATACACCACCAAATCCTCTACACAGTAACGTCACATTTATTCTCTAAATCTCTAAATACGTCAGATTAATAAAAGGAAAGATTAGGAACTTTTCTAATTCGTCCAGTGCACATGATGGTAAATTTGGAGACtaattcaacaaaaaaaaaataaagagacaaagcaaagcaaaactgtAAActtcaagttttgtttttctcttgttaTTTTAGTTACCGGTATATTTCCAAATTCTAAATGAaaactattctattctattttattctcttctaaaataataaaaatgtaagatGATAAAATATTTAAGAATGTTggccaaaacaaaactgtaaaaggtAACAAGCTTTGTAGAAGaattatgttttaaaaagaggagaaaagcagTTCTGCTACGCCCACTGGTGGATGGTGAGAGAACTGCAAGTCCACAACTAcatgtttaatttgttttgtgtttgatttgtttggtTATATTCACACGCCATCATTCAGAGATCAAGACTGTTCCTGTAATGTTACTGTCAAATGAAGTCATGTCTTTCACTgtacaaaatacattaaaatgttattttgtgcTTGAACAAAAACGAGTAATCATCCAAACCCAGACTTGAAAACAGCATTTCACACAATCAAACACCGAGTTTTATCTGAACTGAAGCTGTTCTGTGGATTTCTCTATCACAGAGAACGCAATGTGCATATATTCACTCTGCAGGGATTCCACAAGGCTCTTTGCTCGGACTACTTTTCTTTGCACTTCATATTAACATGTATCTAAATATTAATATTCCAATGTACGCAGATGATGCAGTAGTCTTCACACAATGACACGCTCAAAATCACACATTCTTATGTCTTACAGAGGCACTGACTCAGGTTCAAGAGTGACTTCAAAATCATTAATTTGACTAATTATTGAACAGTGTGTTGTAAcgcacgatctgatatcgtcgtgttggtgttgttcccagatcatcaaactaaatgttgttccaggatcaacattgcaagtgaccaatcagaatgttgtgacgtcatacttttgcgacttcgggaaaaaaaacgccgtaaaacaaaaaactgtacttaagctgtgagaaaccgcctctgtccgctagatcaacggaccctgaccctaaccccaaccctaaccctttaataaacggtaagcagaattgatattgtccttgcaacattggaatttcataaatgcacgaatggcttggcgcgcaaaagaataacgtcacaacaatgtgattggtcacatgcaatgttgaacctggaacaacattttcatgatgatctgggaacaacaccaacacgacgatatcagatcatccgtgTTGTAACAGTCACAATGGTGTGGTGTCTCTTTAAGACAACCCAAGTCGAGGGTTAATGTTGTCATCCGTATGCGCCACTACTCTGTTTGTTAAGCTGCAGCCGTTCAACCGGGCTTATATGGTTGACGAAGGGAACGTGTATTAAAGAACATGCTGTGGAATTCCCAGAGCCAGCGTGAGTGTGTATTCTTTCGACTATCCTGCTAAGTGTTTTGCCCCTTCCTCTCAACCACTAAACACAACCCGACGTTACAGTGTGATGTTTATGAAACAACTAATGACGCTGTAAACAAGTTCAGTTAACTTTGACTCACTTTGGGCTCGGGTGTAACAGTATGACTGAAAATTTcaacaacaatttaaaatttaatttacacAAATCCAAGCACATCAGGCCATTTCCGGGAAAAAAATCGATAAAGGCAATCTCTTAAGCTtcgatcatttaaaaaacatggcAGTTTTATGTATAAAGTTTTATATAGACTTTCCCCAATACTTTCAGTTGATTTATTAGGGGGATTGGTGTTAGAGCTGCTGCTAGAGTAGACAGCGAGGGGCCTGATAGGCGAACCAAATGTGAGTAAAATGTGAGGTCAGTAAAGGGGAGTAACTATTTTGGCACTTCTCAGATCGACGCTGCACATACAATGAAAGCTGATCTCAAGCAAACCAGACTTGTCATCATTTTTTACTCCAcgtagtttttatttgtttgtgtgttttttatgttacCTGCACAGAGATTATAGATAAAAATGAAGAGCTGATTCAAATCTGGCACATCTGATGTTAACACGCactgtgcagtttttaaataaatacaacagcAAGAATGAAATGACCAGGTTTCAATTAACTTATTTTTTAGCTCCTTTTATTTCGAAACATTTCTGTTTCCTGGGCTTCACTTCTGATCGGTCTCGGCTCGAACACAGGTGCAGCCGACCGCCACAGAGCGGAACGATGCTTTGTAGCAGCGCCGGCCATTGTGTGAGGTCAGGACCAGAATGTCCTGGTAGACGGGGACTGAGTTCAGGTTGTGTTGGTCCTTCTGTCCTGGGATGGGACTGGAACAAAAGCTGGTACTGCACTCGGCCTCCCAGAGCGTCCTGGGGATTCGGTTTCTGTCCGTGTTTGGCCTGAGtcaacaaacacagcaacaagtgaaattagacatttatCAGAGTTGCTTCTGTTTTTACTCATTCAGTCATTTATTcacaaattcattcatgagtTTACTCACGTCCAGTTCCACGGAGACAGAGATCTGCTGTGGATGTCCCCGTTTCCTTCAGTCAAGCTGGTGATCTCAGAGGAGAACGTCAGCATGGTGTCACATTCAGCTGCAGATTCAGTTTCAACCTCGGAGTGAGCGACCCACAATGCACTGCAACATACCTGAATATACAAGATTACCAACAAGTTACAATCTTGGGTTTTACTAAATGCAACTATTTCaaccatttttacattttttctgcatacatatatgtattccAGAGCTTTCTGAGCATCCTCAGCCTGTTTGAAACATCGTTCAGTGGTTTCAACTTTTAATCTAGTA comes from Astatotilapia calliptera chromosome 1, fAstCal1.2, whole genome shotgun sequence and encodes:
- the LOC113022323 gene encoding stathmin-4-like, translating into MDCGNLNGFECCPAVFLIDLRDPCVKLATSSSPGSRSPEQSKWGTPTCVGLNVPSSNTAESPPSPCSVNICSTSSTILLFVANIPFDVLVEVDQCAQQERLNILRHDQEEAFEVILKPPTFDGAPELRATTPPRQKPSLAEIQKKLDAAQERRKCQEAELLKHLAERREHEREVAQKALAKECQEHRATANMEQRQMHLNASQERLHEEDKHSVEVS
- the il17a/f2 gene encoding interleukin 17a/f2, translated to MSLAGLEESGVQRRCQAFQNWTQRGSLGSALWVAHSEVETESAAECDTMLTFSSEITSLTEGNGDIHSRSLSPWNWTPNTDRNRIPRTLWEAECSTSFCSSPIPGQKDQHNLNSVPVYQDILVLTSHNGRRCYKASFRSVAVGCTCVRAETDQK